Below is a window of Panthera leo isolate Ple1 chromosome B4, P.leo_Ple1_pat1.1, whole genome shotgun sequence DNA.
tttttaaataccCTCTCCACCTGTCTACCTTCTCCCAGTTATTATTTGATTCTCTTGTTGTTTCATGGTTTTACATAAATCACGTGTCTCTCTGTTGTGAGATGCTCTTTGGAAGGAGGTGGAGTATAAATGGTGCACAGTAACTCCAGATCCCTCCCACACCACATACTCCCGTTTTGTCAGGCTTATCTGGACCAAGGTCTGTGTGCTGTCCTGAGCTGTGGCCAGAGGAGTGACACCCAGGCAGATGtcactttcttcctctgtggCGTGGGAGGAATAAGGTCGAAGGGGAATAtaaatcttctattttatttctggctATTCTTCTCAGGATGTTATTTTTCAGGTGGCAGTGCGTTTACTTATTTTGCTTTAGAACCAGCCTTTTAGAGGAAATCATTCAGGAATAGGAGCGGAGAGTAGGTAGGGGAGCCTGggcaggaggggaaaggagggaaaaatctTGGAAGCCCTTGTCTGCTTGCAGAACTGCACAAATCCCagcccaaccacccccccccccgcccctggccccAGTGTATCCCATATGCAGTGTTGCTGGAGGCCCTCGCCCTGCGCAATGTGCGGCAGCTGGAAGACCTTGTCATTGAAGCTGTGTATGCCGACGTTCTCCGCGGCTCCCTGGACCAGCGCAATCAGCGGCTAGAGGTTGACTACAGCATCGGGCGGGACATCCAGCGCCAGGACCTCAGTGCCATTGCTCGGACCCTGCAGGAGTGGTGAGACCTGTGTCCTGGCCctgttccttctcttctcacTCCAAGAAAGGGGGAGGGCTTCTgaaggagggagggctgggctgggctgcagcGGTGGAATCCTAGACGTTGAAGGGAAATGAGCTCATTCCTCCAAAGGCTTCTGAGGGCagaagggagcagaggagggcctgggaggcaggaggccagagGCAGTGTCCTTGGTAcagtaagtgggggaagggaggaggagcgGTACTGTAACCTGCACTGTCTACAGGCCATGGGTCTCTTCCACTTccgtttttctctttctgttcttgtcTAGCTTAAATTCATTAatataccttttttattttattttttttctccaatgtctacccaattttgttttaagttcctACTCGCATGTTACATGTTACTCCAGGCACTTCCTATACCTCTCGTATCCGACCTGAGTGTCTCTGTGGCTCCTGGGACTCTTGTTGCCGGTGGTTTCCAGGTGCCCTGGCGAGGGTTCCTTACTCGGACAAGGGTTTGGCTGCAGGATATCCTGAGTCTGTTTTTCACGAGTGCGTGATCACCGCTGCCTTCCACTGACACTTCTTCGTTCCTGATCCTCGCAGGTGTGTGGGCTGTGAGGTGGTGCTGTCAGGCATTGAGGAGCAGGTGAGCCGTGCCAACCAACACAAGGAGCAGCAGCTAGGCCTGAAGCAACAGATCGAGAGCGAGGTGAGCAGGCAGGGGATCAGGACGGACCCAGGCTCCTCCAGCCTGGGCCAGTCGTCCTGTGCAGGGGGGTTTGCACCGTGGCTGTAGCAGATAGACAAGACAGGCAGGGACTGTCAGATTCTGGAACTTCCCTCACTATTCCCCATTTCTTTTCATCCTGGCAGGTCGCCAACCTTAAAAAAACCATTAAAGTTACAACAGCAGCAGCCGCCGCGGCTACCTCTCAGGACCCTGAGCAACACCTGACTGAGCTGAGGGAACCTGCTCCTGGCACCAACCAGCGCCAGCCCAGCAAGAAAGCCTCAAAGGGCAAGGGGTGAGCCACTGTGGCAGGAACCACTTGCTTCTGGGGTGCCCTGCTTTTACTTTAGAGACCTAGCTGTCTTCAGCCCTTCAGTCATTTGCATGGGGGTAGGATATGGGGGGAGCCCTCAGGCGTTAGGGGATTCCCtgcagcctttctctctctcttccccttgccaGGCTCCGAGGGAGTGCCAAGATTTGGTCCAAGTCGAACTGAAAGGACTGTCATTTCTTCCCTGGGGATGTGGGGTCCCAGCTTCCTGCCTGTCCCTTAGGAGTCCTCAGAGAGCCTTCCTGTGCCCCTGGCCAGCTGATAATCCTAGGTTCATGACCCTTAACCTCCCACTCCTCTCCGTGACCCCCAAGCATATATCACACCTTCTCTAGGGAGGAGGCAAGTACAAGTCATGATTTTGTTGGTACTTTTGCTTTATGTGGCTTGCTTATGTGTCTcattgtctccctcctcctccctgctgtaCTCTCCCCCTATTtctttaatgggggggggggggcagcaacATCTCTCCCTGTTTCTTATATATCATTGAGTAGGTGGGACTGCTTCTCCAGCATAACCCACATGTGTTTCTTCTGGTACCTCTCCACCCCTGCATGCTTAATGCCCAGTTTGTACTCCTTACCCCCAGCCTATTTGGGCAGCATCTGAAGAGCCATAGGGCTCCCACCTTTATTCCCACCCGGAGAATTCTGGGAGCCAGTCTGCCATTCTAGGAGTCACTGGACACTTTCATCCTAGAATCCTGTCACACTacagttttttcctttcctctctcctccgcTTGGGTCCTGGGAATGCTGCTGCTTCAATGACCCCAGAGCCTAAGAAGGGCAGCTGTCTCTTGAGATCTTGAGAGATGGTTCTTTCTTAGCCCTGGCTATCTTCGAAAGCCTGATGGCAATCCTGGAAGGATTTATACTTCCTTTTGTGAGtttggtggggaagggaaggggatatagattgtataaaaaaaaaaaaagtatatatacatatatctatatataacatgaaacagaaataaatctatgAGAAGTCTATCTACAAACATGTCCTGAAATGGGTATCTTTTGTCTTTGGTATTCATGGTTGGGAAGAAGGTTCATCGTCAGTCCCCTCTAAAGCAAAGTACTGGAAGAAGAAGAGAACCAGATACTATGTGCTGAGTCCTGGCCTAGGAGCCGAGAGTCCTAGATCTTGAGTTGTATGATGGGACAAATTGCTCAGTAACCCAGCACTCAGTCAGAAGCAGTTGGATACTTAGCACCAACATGTGATAAGTGCTGGAGATGCAAAATGACAGTCACTGCCCCTTCTTTCAAGGAGCTTGAGTTCAGCCTGTTGCCTTCCTTCTTATAGACTTATACAGGGGGGAGTTGATAATAACCTTCAGGTTTTGCATCAGAACCACACAGAACTCTGAGATCTTAGTAGGAAGCAGCAGGCTCCTGTCTGCTGTCCAAGGCAGAACTTGCTGTGCTGGGAGGATTGGTCTCCTCCGTCTAGTGTAGTGCTGTGCACTCTTTAGAATTGGGAACTCTGGTGTAAGGGACAgttcccctcctcccacttgcacGTGAAGCAATTGCCTCCTGAGGGTCCCACTATTGACTGAGCTGCTTTCCAGAGGTTGTGTTATTCTCTAGGCGGAGATTTAGGATAGACCACTCTTCACTGGTGCTAAAGGTCTCAGTCATAGAATTAGAAAGTGGAGTGAGATCCTGAGGTTTTGATTAAAAGTGGACTGGgtgaggggcgcctcggtggctcaatcagttaatcatctgactttggttcaggtcatgatctcatcatggcttgtgagttcaagtcccgtgttgggctctgtactgacagcccagagcctggagcctgcttcagtttctgtgtcttcctctctctctgcccctccccctcttgcacgtgctctttctctctcaaaaataaatgagcatttaaaaaagaattttttttaaaataaactccttcttcctcccacacCCTCCAATGTGTAGAAGTTGCTAATTCATGGCACTTTGAacctgtccccccacctctgcccctgccccaactTTTCACTTGAACTTAgtatcttgggtttttttgtaaGCTACTTCCAGCAAATGGCTCTATTACTTCCCTGACCTCTCTTAGTGCCAGCCTTCAGTGGATGGCTCCAAAGTCTACTGTGGGCTGAGCTGGGACTCCTTGCTTAACACCCAAAGCAGGAGGGGAACCATTCACATTCAAAAGGACATGCAAATGAAGTTTGTGTTTGACTTACAAAGACAGGGCCCTTGGCTACCAAAGCATGAAGATGGGGCAACAGATTATTTGGGggctcagtttttttttgtttttgttttttttaattttttttttttaacgtttatttatttttgagacagagagagacagagcatgaacaggggaggatcagagagagagggagacacagaatctgaaacgggctccaggctctgagcggtcagcacagagcccgacgcggggctcgaactcacggaccgtgagatcatgacctgagccgaagtcggacacccaaccgactgagccacccaggcgcccctgggggctcagtttTTGACCGTGAAGTTTGGTTCAGGATTTAAGGATCCTACGTATATAATCAAGCACAAGGCACCAGGAAAATTTCCAACCAAGACTCTTACCACCACTGGCATACTCTCATACTGATCCCTAATGTACAGCAGTCTTAGGTGATCTTTAGGGCTGGCCCACTATggtaaaaggaggaagaagactTGCCTTTATGAGAATTCAGAGTTCATGCATATGAAAAGGTGACACTTAAAAGATTAAACCAAAGTCTCTGACGCTAAAAACAGCAATTGGACTAGTGTACATCTTTATGCACAAGAAGAGCAAAGACAACGTCTGTAGTCAGTATTCATGAAATCCTGTTGAAGAAAGATTAGAAATTCTCCATTTAGATGTGTCTTCCAACATGTTTGGGAGCTTAGAGGGGCAGTCTAGGCAGTGTATTAAGTTATCTAACattgtgtaacaaattactctaaaatttagtggcttaaaacaatgcacatttttttaatctgtttcctGTTTCTGTGATTCAGGAATCTGGGCACACTATTTCCTGCCTTAGGGTCCTTCATAAGGCTGTAATCAAAGTGTTAGGTGGCGCCATATCACCTCAAAGTTCCAATGGGAAAGACCTGCTTCCAGCCACACTCTTGATTATCAGCAGGATTTACTACCACCTAGGTGGCCAGACTGAGGACCTCCTTTCCGGTCTGTTGGTCAGAGGCACCCCAGATAGCCCTCTCCATCAGAGCAAGAGCCAGAGAGACCACATCAGGAAAGCGGAATCAGTCTTGTAACTTAATCACGGAAGAGGTATCTCATTACTTCTAGTCACCAGGTCCAGTCTAGTGACCGTCAGAAGTCAGGGATCATTGGAAGCCATATTGGAATTTTCCTACTACAGGCAATGTTTCTGTGGGCCACCAGCATCAGAAACATCAGGGGAGTTCTTG
It encodes the following:
- the COPS7A gene encoding COP9 signalosome complex subunit 7a — translated: MSAEVKVTGQNQEQFLLLAKSAKGAALATLIHQVLEAPGVYVFGELLDMPNVRELAESDFASTFRLLTVFAYGTYADYLAEARNLPPLTEAQKNKLRHLSVVTLAAKVKCIPYAVLLEALALRNVRQLEDLVIEAVYADVLRGSLDQRNQRLEVDYSIGRDIQRQDLSAIARTLQEWCVGCEVVLSGIEEQVSRANQHKEQQLGLKQQIESEVANLKKTIKVTTAAAAAATSQDPEQHLTELREPAPGTNQRQPSKKASKGKGLRGSAKIWSKSN